One genomic region from Gemmatimonadota bacterium encodes:
- a CDS encoding muconate cycloisomerase: MTIKELDLFAVGTRRENGTLSPHIIIRIISDDGIVGAGEMSDLSTRNIPDINHLEYILRKSLIGIDPSDPTAIDPIVDGYKGQIGAGVDIAIHDLRAKSLGIPIHDLYGGAYRDRYKICYPIFRQFEEADVAPNVERVGRMLELGFDLFRFYVGGNLEIDNQILHECRDRYGDRFKVKSLDFSRRLDWKSCVAAVERLQWVEPILVESPAPDIPGKAKVRERIRFPVSEHVSDETQAIAFAEGQAVDIFNIATCHQGIKRSRQIFAIAQATGISTLIGTTQELSIGTSAQAHLGASVSNLDYPGDAAGAQLYIDDVVKHRVQYENGYLLVPKGPGLGMELDESQLQKLGDRQWTFMQELPLERQEDRGKAGEKVQ, translated from the coding sequence TTGACCATTAAAGAACTCGATCTATTTGCAGTCGGAACAAGACGAGAGAACGGTACGCTCAGTCCTCACATTATCATCCGTATCATCTCAGACGATGGTATAGTCGGTGCGGGCGAAATGTCCGACCTCAGTACCCGAAACATACCCGACATCAACCATCTCGAGTATATACTTCGGAAATCGTTGATCGGAATCGATCCATCCGATCCAACCGCCATCGATCCGATCGTCGACGGATATAAGGGACAGATTGGCGCAGGTGTGGACATTGCGATTCACGACCTTCGGGCCAAGAGCTTGGGCATTCCAATTCACGACCTCTATGGAGGTGCTTACCGAGATCGCTACAAAATCTGCTACCCCATCTTTCGACAATTCGAAGAGGCGGACGTCGCACCCAACGTCGAGCGAGTCGGTCGAATGCTCGAGCTGGGATTTGACCTGTTCCGATTTTACGTGGGTGGAAACCTCGAAATCGACAATCAGATCTTACATGAGTGTCGCGATCGTTATGGAGATCGATTCAAAGTTAAATCACTGGACTTCAGCCGCCGACTTGATTGGAAGTCGTGCGTAGCCGCCGTTGAGCGTCTGCAGTGGGTCGAGCCGATCCTGGTTGAAAGTCCCGCACCCGACATCCCGGGCAAAGCAAAGGTGCGTGAGCGCATCCGGTTCCCGGTCAGTGAGCATGTCAGCGACGAGACCCAGGCCATTGCTTTCGCGGAAGGACAGGCTGTCGACATCTTCAATATTGCGACCTGCCACCAGGGCATCAAACGATCGCGCCAGATCTTCGCCATAGCACAGGCCACCGGAATCTCCACCTTGATTGGCACAACTCAGGAACTTTCTATTGGGACCTCCGCGCAGGCGCATCTGGGCGCATCGGTATCCAACCTCGATTACCCTGGCGATGCGGCTGGCGCGCAACTCTACATTGACGACGTTGTCAAACACCGGGTCCAGTACGAAAATGGCTACCTTCTCGTGCCTAAAGGTCCGGGTCTAGGGATGGAACTCGACGAATCGCAGCTTCAAAAGCTGGGGGACCGTCAGTGGACATTTATGCAAGAACTGCCGCTGGAGCGGCAGGAAGACCGCGGGAAAGCAGGCGAGAAGGTACAATGA